A single region of the Maylandia zebra isolate NMK-2024a linkage group LG17, Mzebra_GT3a, whole genome shotgun sequence genome encodes:
- the LOC101475856 gene encoding toll-like receptor 1, producing MSPQSTSVAVLIGTVVIVSLMRPDCTAIKENNEGFKLCVTSMRGVKDLSHQNITSVPSSLSNETQYLDISYNVIQTLEGTEFSGLSQLCFLKAAHCGLREISATVFTHTPALKILNISNNDLAFIPDISLKQLKILDLANNLYTSYELPASFQNFTKLDFLSLGSTAALSVSYGDFDALMNASVQHLALGAGTHWQKYESGSLAKIKSLKKLSLFASFCGTFGMFENLLVDLNVTQAKMLRFISLFPDSCNVSDNPFKNLRTMPFIQNLTLENTWINSTFMVVFMKNVWLSPLHELSFVNITYNEDTPDGFNLPPINHTINLSSVIFNGVNHYQYRYPTINMSFEAFSRLTYLKFSGTGMNILPCRVMTALPSLEILDLSDNLLTESGFWWTPCSNSSVFPKLRKLSLSRNRFSSLSFISQKTHQMNSLESLDLSFNSIHLDGDCYWPAQLTELSLGNNNLGNSVFAYLSSDFEKIDLSKTGITSIMQKDLTRFSKLTHLTLSSNSIQVIPVDLSVPALLSLHIDQNAITSISREVLAGLPRLQKLKVGGNPFVCSCDSYWFITAFNKSLLMDWPLDYTCNTPLSFAGLPLSEYKPSKLSCEMWLQAAVALPVLIVISAAVGLVFHKCDGAWYTKMLWVWIRMKRRGKKRSNILNNASFSYHAFISYSNQDSDWVDTHLVPTLEGAGFSLCVHERDFVPGEWIIDNIINCVESSYKTLFVLSKHFVQSEWCNYELFFAQHRAISVHRDSLVFILLEPIPTDSLPKKYLRLRSLLRQQTYLEWPKDDRKQQTFWASLKSTLHIADKSVVLKDIALAISDTVPLFADQM from the exons ATGTCTCCACAAAG CACATCTGTGGCTGTTTTGATTGGGACCGTAGTCATCGTGTCCCTAATGAGACCGGACTGCACAGCTATTAAGGAAAATAACGAAGGATTCAAACTATGCGTCACATCAATGCGAGGTGTCAAAGACCTCTCACATCAAAACATCACCAGTGTTCCATCAAGTCTTTCCAACGAAACACAGTATTTGGACATCTCCTACAACGTCATCCAAACGCTGGAAGGAACTGAGTTTTCTGGACTATCCCAGCTTTGTTTTTTGAAAGCAGCTCACTGTGGACTTCGGGAGATTTCAGCCACAGTGTTCACCCACACACCAGCACTCAAAATTCTCAACATATCTAACAATGACTTAGCGTTCATCCCTGACATTTCCttgaaacagctgaaaattCTTGATCTGGCCAACAACCTGTATACCAGCTATGAATTACCGGCATCCTTTCAGAACTTTACAAAGCTAGACTTCCTGTCTCTGGGTAGTACAGCTGCTCTGTCAGTGAGCTACGGTGACTTTGATGCCCTGATGAATGCTTCTGTTCAGCATCTGGCTTTGGGAGCAGGAACTCACTGGCAAAAGTATGAATCTGGTTCTCTTGCAAAAATCAAGTCTCTCAAAAAACTGTCCCTCTTTGCATCTTTTTGTGGAACCTTTGGGATGTTTGAGAACCTCCTTGTGGACTTGAATGTGACACAAGCAAAAATGTTGCGATTCATCTCTCTATTTCCAGACAGCTGCAATGTGAGCGACAACCCCTTTAAGAACCTGAGAACAATGCCTTTTATACAGAATCTCACCTTAGAAAACACCTGGATAAACAGCACGTTTATGGTGGTGTTCATGAAGAACGTGTGGCTTTCCCCTCTCCACGAGCTCTCATTTGTCAACATCACTTACAATGAGGATACACCAGATGGCTTTAATTTACCACCCATTAATCACACAATCAATCTTTCCTCAGTTATCTTTAATGGTGTGAATCATTATCAATACAGATATCCCACGATAAACATGAGCTTTGAGGCCTTCTCCAGACTGACCTATTTAAAGTTCTCTGGGACTGGAATGAATATTTTACCCTGCAGAGTCATGACTGCCCTGCCATCACTGGAGATTCTTGATCTATCAGATAACCTGCTGACAGAATCGGGCTTCTGGTGGACTCCGTGTTCAAACAGCTCTGTTTTTCCCAAACTGCGGAAGCTGTCTTTAAGCAGGAACCGCTTCAGCAGTCTTTCCTTTATCTCTCAGAAGACACATCAGATGAACTCACTAGAGTCTCTGGATCTCAGCTTCAACTCCATCCACTTGGATGGGGACTGCTATTGGCCTGCTCAGCTGACTGAGCTTAGCCTTGGAAACAACAACCTGGGCAACAGTGTCTTTGCATATCTGTCATCAGACTTTGAGAAGATTGACTTGTCAAAGACAGGAATAACGTCTATAATGCAAAAGGATCTGACTCGCTTTTCCAAGCTGACACATCTTACACTTAGCTCCAACAGCATCCAGGTTATCCCGGTAGATCTTAGTGTCCCAGCTCTGCTAAGTCTTCACATAGACCAGAATGCTATCACATCTATATCGAGAGAGGTCTTGGCAGGGCTTCCCAGGCTTCAGAAACTCAAAGTTGGAGGCAATCCGTTTGTCTGCTCGTGTGACTCCTATTGGTTCATCACTGCTTTCAACAAGTCCTTGTTAATGGACTGGCCCTTAGATTATACATGTAACACACCACTGTCATTTGCAGGTCTGCCATTGTCAGAGTACAAACCCAGTAAGCTGTCGTGTGAGATGTGGCTTCAAGCTGCAGTTGCGCTGCCCGTGCTAATAGTTATATCTGCAGCCGTAGGTCTGGTTTTTCATAAATGTGATGGAGCATGGTATACAAAGATGTTATGGGTCTGGATAAGGATGAAAAGGAGAGGCAAGAAACGTTCCAATATTTTGAACAATGCATCCTTTAGTTATCATGCGTTCATTTCCTACAGTAATCAAGATTCTGACTGGGTGGACACCCACCTGGTTCCCACTTTGGAAGGTGCTGGATTTTCCCTATGTGTCCACGAGAGAGACTTTGTCCCTGGAGAGTGGATCATAGACAACATCATCAACTGTGTTGAGTCTAGCTACAAGACGCTGTTTGTCctctccaaacactttgtgcaAAGCGAATGGTGCAACTACGAGCTCTTCTTCGCTCAGCACCGAGCCATCAGTGTCCATCGGGACTCACTGGTCTTCATATTATTGGAGCCCATTCCGACAGACTCTCTTCCTAAGAAGTATTTGAGACTCAGAAGTTTGCTGAGGCAGCAGACATACCTTGAGTGGCCAAAAGatgacaggaagcagcagactTTCTGGGCAAGCCTGAAATCCACGCTGCATATTGCAGACAAATCTGTTGTTCTGAAAGACATTGCACTGGCCATTTCAGATACAGTACCTCTGTTTGCAGACCAAAT GTGA